Proteins from one Leptospira saintgironsiae genomic window:
- a CDS encoding rod shape-determining protein, translated as MIFDKLYGLFSNDMGIDLGTANTLVHVKGQGIVLSEPSVVAVHAATGKVLAVGQEAKRMLGRTPGEIVAIRPMKDGVIADFETVEKMIRYFIAKVHNRTTFVKPRIVIGVPSGITEVERRAVRESAEQAGAREIFLIDEALAAAIGANIPINEPAGNMIVDIGGGTTEIAVISLGGMVIAESIRTGGDEFDDAIIKYLRNQYNLVVGERTAEDIKLTIGNAYPEKKTETMEVKGRDAISGLPRTLELESNEIRKALKEPTDEILDGIKRVLERTPPELASDIVERGIVLTGGGCLLRGLETYLSKETGVPVFRAENPLTCVVLGTGKFLDEVKYLKPGIR; from the coding sequence ATGATATTCGATAAGCTATACGGATTATTTTCCAACGATATGGGAATCGACCTCGGAACCGCAAACACTCTCGTCCATGTAAAAGGGCAAGGTATCGTTCTTTCCGAGCCTTCCGTAGTAGCGGTCCACGCAGCTACGGGCAAAGTGCTCGCAGTAGGCCAGGAAGCTAAGAGAATGTTGGGACGTACTCCCGGCGAGATCGTAGCAATCCGTCCTATGAAAGACGGGGTGATCGCGGACTTTGAAACAGTCGAAAAAATGATCCGCTACTTCATTGCAAAAGTCCATAATAGAACTACTTTCGTAAAACCTAGAATCGTGATTGGAGTTCCTTCCGGGATCACCGAGGTGGAAAGACGTGCGGTCCGTGAATCTGCAGAACAAGCGGGCGCTCGTGAGATCTTCTTGATCGACGAAGCATTAGCAGCTGCGATCGGTGCAAACATTCCGATCAACGAACCTGCTGGTAATATGATCGTGGATATCGGTGGTGGAACTACAGAGATTGCTGTGATCTCTCTTGGTGGTATGGTTATCGCTGAGTCCATCAGAACTGGTGGTGATGAGTTCGATGATGCAATTATCAAATATTTAAGAAACCAATACAACCTGGTTGTTGGGGAAAGAACTGCAGAAGATATTAAACTTACTATCGGTAATGCTTACCCTGAAAAGAAAACCGAGACCATGGAAGTAAAAGGTAGAGATGCAATTTCCGGATTACCTCGTACTCTTGAATTAGAATCTAATGAGATCCGTAAGGCTCTTAAAGAACCAACCGACGAAATTTTAGACGGGATTAAAAGAGTTTTAGAAAGAACTCCTCCTGAACTTGCTTCGGATATCGTAGAAAGAGGGATCGTTCTTACTGGAGGAGGATGTCTTCTTCGCGGATTAGAAACCTATCTTTCTAAAGAAACCGGTGTGCCTGTATTCAGAGCGGAAAACCCTCTGACCTGTGTGGTTCTTGGAACCGGAAAATTCTTGGACGAAGTTAAGTATCTGAAACCAGGGATCCGTTAA
- the mreC gene encoding rod shape-determining protein MreC, which yields MLWLQFNKSKETVSLLFCIVFSLLSLTFKSNVLVRGIASFQRVGDSVSGSIDGVGSFFKGAYTKLESFEAVRQERDACVAAIDDYKLLPQDLERVSRENESLRRELRFNTKQKYSTVKAEVLSVRLNSIYRTIIIDKGSEAGIKPYMPVTARAVNQKGEIIEALVGKVIAVTGGSAVIQPIINSNYNMGVSIPESNLWATLSGNSGRGMEALMNYIDSGIIIDPRIFGDYPMGPSEMIQYTESLSKIGKPVYSSGSSGMFPPGIPVGIITEEGPRNGSFKTAFLKPFVRFDMLESVTILMKLPEKWAETWPEGQNINIENPYFGELNYPKEDREPKAPTPVGNKPAETPKPQKPEGNGSGFSDEETN from the coding sequence ATGCTTTGGCTTCAATTTAATAAAAGTAAGGAAACCGTTTCCCTTTTATTCTGTATTGTATTCTCTCTTCTATCCCTGACTTTTAAAAGTAATGTTTTAGTGAGAGGGATTGCAAGTTTCCAGAGAGTGGGGGACTCCGTTTCCGGTTCGATCGACGGAGTTGGGTCCTTCTTTAAAGGAGCTTATACTAAATTAGAATCTTTTGAAGCGGTTCGTCAGGAAAGAGATGCCTGCGTTGCTGCTATAGATGATTATAAACTTCTTCCCCAAGATCTGGAAAGAGTTAGCAGAGAAAACGAAAGTCTCAGAAGAGAATTACGTTTTAATACTAAACAAAAATATTCTACAGTCAAAGCAGAAGTTCTTTCTGTTCGTTTGAATTCTATTTATCGTACTATCATTATAGACAAAGGTTCCGAAGCGGGGATCAAACCTTATATGCCTGTCACTGCAAGAGCTGTGAATCAAAAAGGTGAAATTATAGAAGCTTTAGTCGGAAAGGTGATCGCGGTCACCGGAGGATCCGCAGTGATCCAACCTATTATCAATTCCAATTATAATATGGGTGTTTCCATTCCAGAAAGTAATCTTTGGGCTACTTTATCCGGAAACTCTGGAAGAGGAATGGAAGCATTGATGAATTATATAGATAGTGGTATCATCATTGATCCAAGGATTTTCGGAGATTATCCAATGGGTCCAAGTGAGATGATCCAATACACTGAATCTTTAAGTAAGATAGGAAAACCAGTATATAGTTCTGGTTCTTCCGGAATGTTCCCTCCAGGAATTCCTGTGGGTATAATTACTGAAGAAGGTCCGCGCAACGGAAGTTTTAAAACTGCATTCTTGAAACCTTTTGTTCGTTTTGATATGCTGGAGTCAGTTACTATCTTAATGAAACTTCCTGAAAAATGGGCAGAGACATGGCCGGAAGGACAGAACATTAATATCGAAAATCCTTATTTTGGTGAATTAAATTATCCTAAAGAAGACAGAGAGCCTAAGGCCCCAACTCCTGTTGGAAATAAACCTGCGGAAACTCCTAAACCTCAGAAACCGGAAGGTAATGGTTCCGGATTCTCTGACGAGGAAACAAACTGA
- the mrdA gene encoding penicillin-binding protein 2 has translation MLGGGGSSSATEFRLERSFRLRLYMFSGLVAFALIAFVIQLFNLQIVQGTDNSLKAEKFVRKSETIPAARGEMFDRNFLTPETSMALVSNYSSLDAVLNTSILKYDPVRVKNFLQEFARTLSIPMSYYEEDLLEPKFSKKIKTKKPFVLLEAISKAQQERISVFDNISKYVILVPSPRRIYKMGPALAHVTGYIGKPSKTDLLTREIKSYQWLGKDGLELQYDSRLRGTDGFRIQKRSSEGNIEEERVVEHSTPGNNLVLTIDKDIQLAAYKALKGARGTAIAMRPSTGEILAMASNPSYDPNVLSGKSRSERTAHYKRVDANGGFLNLAIQSKFPPASTYKTLVALAALESGHKVDYTPDTSYQCNGSYTLKSTFAGVPDQVFYCWEKGGHGTNDLAHALQKSCSVYFYNLGYKLGSDPILTYSRLFLLDQKSKVDLPGEISGQVPSPAWKKRIYGTRWFDGDTINLSIGQGFMSVTPLSMTLFYAGLLNRGQIYQPYIVNEIRDPLDNSIINRTDPQRLSDIPIQSSTVEAIKAGLRLVVKNGTAAFVLNKPGLPDIAGKTGTAQTRRRGSSGSNHAWFIGYAPANAPVSEQVLVAVFVEYGVGGAAGAAPVAREMFRAAFPPGSFKRTAEIPETAPAAPENLQ, from the coding sequence ATGTTGGGGGGAGGAGGATCTTCTTCAGCCACAGAGTTTAGACTGGAGCGCAGTTTCAGGCTAAGGCTGTACATGTTCTCCGGGCTTGTTGCGTTTGCTTTAATTGCATTCGTAATCCAGTTATTTAATCTTCAGATTGTACAAGGAACGGATAACTCCTTAAAGGCGGAGAAGTTCGTACGAAAAAGTGAAACCATTCCTGCCGCCAGGGGAGAAATGTTTGATAGAAACTTTCTCACTCCTGAAACATCCATGGCGCTTGTTTCTAATTATTCTAGTTTGGATGCAGTATTAAATACTTCTATACTCAAATACGATCCGGTTAGGGTTAAAAATTTCCTACAGGAATTTGCAAGAACTCTCTCTATCCCGATGTCCTATTATGAAGAGGATTTACTCGAGCCTAAATTCTCCAAAAAAATCAAAACTAAAAAACCTTTTGTACTTTTAGAAGCTATCTCTAAGGCTCAGCAGGAACGTATATCAGTTTTTGATAATATATCTAAATATGTTATCTTGGTTCCTTCTCCCAGAAGGATCTATAAGATGGGCCCTGCTCTTGCGCATGTTACTGGTTATATAGGTAAACCAAGTAAAACTGACCTTCTTACCCGTGAGATTAAGTCTTACCAATGGCTTGGAAAAGATGGGTTGGAGCTCCAATACGATTCACGCCTCAGAGGAACTGATGGATTTCGGATCCAAAAAAGAAGTTCCGAAGGGAATATTGAAGAAGAAAGGGTAGTAGAACATTCTACTCCTGGAAATAACCTAGTCCTAACTATAGACAAAGACATTCAACTTGCTGCATATAAGGCCCTCAAAGGCGCCAGAGGAACTGCGATTGCAATGCGTCCTTCCACTGGAGAAATTTTGGCAATGGCTTCTAATCCAAGTTATGATCCGAATGTTCTCTCTGGAAAGAGTAGATCTGAAAGAACTGCACATTATAAGAGGGTGGATGCAAACGGTGGATTTTTAAATCTTGCGATCCAATCTAAATTTCCGCCGGCTTCTACTTATAAAACGTTAGTTGCACTTGCTGCTTTGGAAAGTGGGCATAAGGTGGATTATACTCCAGACACCAGTTACCAATGTAATGGTAGTTATACTTTAAAATCCACATTCGCTGGAGTTCCCGACCAAGTTTTTTACTGTTGGGAGAAGGGTGGTCATGGTACGAATGACCTGGCTCATGCTCTTCAAAAATCATGTTCCGTTTATTTTTATAACCTAGGATACAAACTTGGTTCTGATCCTATCTTGACCTATTCTCGCTTATTCTTGTTGGACCAAAAATCCAAAGTGGATCTTCCGGGAGAGATTTCCGGTCAGGTTCCTTCTCCTGCTTGGAAAAAAAGAATTTATGGAACCAGATGGTTCGATGGAGATACGATCAATCTTTCTATCGGACAAGGATTCATGTCCGTTACTCCTCTTTCTATGACATTGTTCTATGCGGGACTATTAAATAGAGGGCAGATCTATCAACCTTATATAGTCAACGAGATCAGAGATCCATTGGATAATTCAATTATCAATAGAACAGATCCCCAGAGATTAAGTGATATTCCGATCCAATCTTCTACAGTAGAAGCGATTAAAGCTGGACTCAGATTGGTTGTGAAGAATGGAACTGCAGCATTCGTACTAAACAAACCTGGTCTTCCTGATATCGCAGGAAAAACGGGAACAGCCCAAACAAGAAGAAGGGGATCTTCCGGATCCAACCACGCTTGGTTCATAGGATATGCACCTGCAAATGCACCTGTCAGCGAACAAGTATTGGTCGCTGTATTCGTAGAATACGGAGTGGGTGGAGCTGCCGGAGCAGCACCAGTTGCAAGAGAAATGTTTAGAGCCGCTTTTCCTCCTGGAAGTTTCAAAAGAACTGCGGAGATACCTGAGACCGCTCCTGCAGCACCGGAGAATTTACAATGA
- a CDS encoding Ppx/GppA phosphatase family protein codes for MVRENTLAAIDLGTNSFHMIIVRVRENGTFEAIAREKENVRLGSGLEEGGEIDPPAFKRAIECLKRFKMLADNSKAEIRAVATSAMREASNRAEFQAAALKEAGIKIDVISGYEEARLIYFGVLQGLPVFDKKVLLVDIGGGSTEVLVGYRGDILFSKSFKLGAIRLTEKFLKSETLDSSQIRKCKLYVEEIILPFRKIIRDLKPEMIIGSSGTIQATAGIIRAFEGEETEERPLNHYTFQSSEFKRARNMILEADTSKKRSKLPGFDSKRSDIIVGGMLILDELFQLLDLPDMTVSEFALREGIIYDTIRKWEHFQDFEHSKHLDDIRQKSILNLLVSYTRDEEYARHVAKLSLDIFDQLQSVHRLGKEEREYLEASSLLHEVGLFISHSAYHKHSYYLIRNSEAMLGFTWGEIEIIALTARYHRKSSPKSKHREFQRVGPREQEIVEKLSAILRIASACNRNRQGLIETVKCQVRKNQAIFTLVTNQNYDKSLELWACEEQADAFESAYGMVPLFQ; via the coding sequence ATGGTCCGGGAAAACACCCTAGCTGCCATCGATCTAGGCACAAACTCCTTTCACATGATTATCGTCCGGGTCCGAGAAAACGGGACCTTTGAAGCAATCGCCAGAGAGAAGGAGAACGTTCGTCTCGGAAGCGGTTTGGAAGAAGGAGGAGAGATCGATCCTCCCGCATTTAAGCGTGCAATCGAGTGTTTAAAGCGTTTTAAGATGCTCGCTGATAATTCAAAGGCAGAGATCAGAGCAGTTGCTACATCTGCAATGAGAGAAGCTTCCAATCGTGCCGAATTTCAGGCTGCCGCCTTAAAAGAAGCAGGTATTAAAATAGATGTGATCAGCGGATATGAAGAAGCCCGACTCATCTATTTCGGGGTCCTACAAGGACTACCTGTATTTGATAAAAAGGTCCTACTAGTGGATATAGGTGGAGGAAGCACCGAAGTTTTAGTCGGCTATAGAGGCGATATTCTATTCTCTAAAAGTTTCAAATTGGGAGCGATCCGACTCACCGAAAAATTCCTAAAATCAGAAACTTTGGATTCTTCTCAGATACGAAAATGCAAACTCTATGTAGAAGAGATCATTCTTCCTTTTAGAAAGATTATCCGAGATCTGAAACCAGAAATGATCATTGGTTCATCCGGAACAATCCAGGCGACTGCGGGTATCATTCGAGCATTCGAGGGAGAAGAGACGGAAGAAAGGCCCTTAAATCATTATACATTCCAGTCCTCAGAATTCAAAAGAGCAAGGAATATGATTTTAGAAGCTGATACTTCTAAAAAGAGAAGTAAGCTCCCAGGATTCGATTCCAAACGTTCTGATATCATTGTAGGTGGAATGCTAATCCTGGATGAGTTATTCCAATTGTTGGATCTTCCGGATATGACAGTATCTGAGTTTGCTCTCAGAGAAGGGATCATCTACGATACTATTCGTAAATGGGAACATTTCCAGGACTTTGAACATTCCAAACACCTGGATGATATCCGCCAAAAGTCTATCTTGAACCTTCTCGTTTCCTATACAAGGGACGAAGAATATGCCCGCCATGTAGCCAAACTTTCTCTAGATATATTCGATCAACTACAGTCAGTTCACAGGTTAGGAAAAGAAGAAAGAGAATATCTGGAAGCTTCTTCTTTACTACACGAAGTTGGGCTATTCATTTCTCATTCTGCCTATCACAAACATAGCTATTATCTGATCCGAAATTCAGAGGCGATGCTCGGTTTTACTTGGGGAGAAATAGAGATCATCGCTCTTACTGCTAGATACCATCGCAAAAGTTCTCCCAAGTCTAAACATAGAGAATTCCAAAGAGTCGGTCCAAGAGAACAAGAAATAGTCGAAAAACTTTCTGCAATTTTAAGGATCGCGAGTGCATGCAATCGGAACAGGCAAGGACTGATAGAAACAGTAAAATGCCAGGTCCGAAAAAATCAGGCAATCTTCACCTTGGTCACAAACCAAAACTACGATAAAAGCCTGGAACTTTGGGCCTGCGAAGAACAAGCAGATGCATTCGAGTCCGCTTACGGAATGGTACCTTTATTTCAGTGA
- the mreD gene encoding rod shape-determining protein MreD: MILEYIVIGAGILISHFLNGTNLFEISGFKPDFMVIFVLFFALRRGTMAGIWIGFFGGLLSDSGLGGEIVGNVVTYKIGLHSLTFCIMGYIVGKFARPAYHENQISIMLYSLVVTLISRIASYFLFSLFFHENLNYSIISTSIFNGAIAPIFFWVLGKLYRLEQAEG; the protein is encoded by the coding sequence ATGATTTTAGAATATATAGTCATTGGTGCCGGGATTTTGATCTCTCACTTCTTGAACGGAACAAACTTGTTTGAAATTTCTGGATTTAAACCAGACTTTATGGTGATCTTCGTTCTATTCTTTGCTCTCCGTAGGGGAACAATGGCTGGGATTTGGATCGGATTTTTTGGCGGATTACTTTCTGATTCAGGTTTAGGTGGAGAGATCGTAGGAAACGTAGTTACCTATAAAATAGGACTTCACTCGCTTACATTTTGTATTATGGGATATATTGTAGGAAAGTTCGCAAGACCTGCCTATCATGAAAATCAGATTTCCATAATGTTGTATTCTTTGGTTGTGACTTTGATCTCCAGGATTGCATCTTATTTCCTATTCTCTTTATTCTTTCATGAAAATTTAAACTACTCCATCATCAGTACCTCTATTTTTAACGGAGCAATCGCTCCTATATTCTTCTGGGTACTTGGAAAATTGTACAGATTGGAGCAGGCGGAAGGCTAA
- the rodA gene encoding rod shape-determining protein RodA → MMSDRSIDRIDYFLVGSVIIVVICSVLTLYSQEYNFDDPNVGLMSHKWFKQFLFFLGGLVIMWFVSRINYQLIGAYALFVYGFAILLLALTLVKWIGYLPSSRGARSWIKVGPFLLQASEFAKLATVILLGQYLVLKEKEMKKLIVLVIPFGIVLLPMALILLQPDFGTAVSFLPILFTMLFLGGADYFHIGSFITFGGISLVLPMYVEYSKLTLLNDILAFLQRTGKTDLLSVVNRLGGKTWQVLDGKEVAGANLTPKTIAALREVFDQVIDLEGSFIFKLLSNQGLLIGVGATLIIFSIIMILLRVARGSKTLRSYYIPLGILGISLISAVVVMKTVPFRENQVIRLTAFLNPDEFKQDAGYQLRASKPAVGSGKLVGKGFLNAEMTEGKIPHVPESSTDFIFASWAEQTGFIGSVFLLFFLFSIPLRGLQISYESKDRFGSLLASGIVAMLFYHMAINIGIVLGLLPVTGIPLSFMSYGGSHLLMSMAAVGIILSIKMRKHAN, encoded by the coding sequence ATGATGTCGGATCGTTCCATAGATAGGATTGACTACTTTTTGGTAGGCTCGGTTATCATAGTTGTAATCTGCAGCGTTCTTACTTTATATTCACAAGAATATAATTTTGATGATCCGAATGTTGGACTCATGAGCCATAAATGGTTCAAACAGTTTTTATTCTTCCTCGGCGGGCTCGTGATCATGTGGTTCGTATCTAGGATCAATTACCAATTGATCGGAGCTTACGCATTATTCGTATACGGATTCGCTATTCTACTATTGGCACTGACTCTCGTTAAATGGATCGGTTATCTTCCTTCCAGTCGAGGAGCAAGATCTTGGATCAAAGTAGGGCCGTTTTTATTGCAGGCCTCAGAGTTTGCAAAACTTGCCACGGTGATCTTACTTGGTCAATATCTAGTATTAAAAGAAAAAGAAATGAAGAAGTTGATAGTGTTAGTCATTCCGTTCGGGATTGTACTTCTTCCTATGGCTTTGATACTTTTACAGCCTGACTTCGGAACAGCTGTATCCTTCTTACCGATCTTATTTACAATGTTGTTCTTGGGTGGAGCTGACTATTTCCATATCGGTTCCTTTATTACATTCGGAGGGATCTCACTTGTTCTTCCAATGTATGTGGAATATTCCAAACTTACATTGCTAAATGATATTCTCGCATTTTTACAAAGAACCGGAAAAACGGACCTTCTATCCGTAGTGAACAGATTAGGTGGAAAAACCTGGCAGGTCTTGGATGGAAAAGAAGTGGCTGGGGCAAATCTAACTCCTAAAACAATCGCTGCTTTGAGAGAAGTATTCGATCAGGTAATCGATTTAGAAGGCAGCTTTATATTTAAGTTACTCTCTAATCAGGGATTATTGATCGGAGTAGGCGCAACACTTATCATATTTAGTATCATCATGATCTTACTTCGGGTTGCTCGGGGAAGTAAAACATTACGTTCTTATTATATTCCTCTTGGGATCTTAGGGATAAGTTTGATCTCTGCGGTAGTTGTAATGAAAACTGTTCCTTTCCGGGAAAACCAGGTCATCCGATTGACTGCATTCTTAAATCCTGATGAGTTCAAACAGGATGCAGGATATCAATTAAGAGCTTCCAAACCTGCAGTTGGTTCCGGAAAATTAGTCGGAAAAGGATTTTTAAATGCGGAGATGACGGAAGGAAAAATCCCTCATGTTCCTGAATCCAGCACTGACTTTATATTCGCATCTTGGGCAGAACAAACAGGTTTCATTGGATCTGTGTTCTTGCTTTTCTTCTTATTCTCTATTCCACTTAGAGGATTGCAGATCAGTTACGAAAGTAAGGATAGATTCGGATCTTTACTCGCGTCAGGGATCGTTGCGATGTTATTCTATCATATGGCGATCAATATCGGGATCGTTCTCGGATTATTGCCGGTGACAGGGATTCCACTTTCCTTCATGAGTTATGGCGGTTCCCACTTACTTATGTCCATGGCAGCAGTCGGGATCATTCTCTCTATCAAGATGAGAAAACACGCAAACTGA
- a CDS encoding DUF1858 domain-containing protein yields MSEAVKPRFFKEMTVGEAIGLHPEAGLVFSSYHLGGCSHCSINELETIEQVCMGYGVEVDVLLDSLNNLLEDGE; encoded by the coding sequence ATGTCGGAAGCGGTCAAGCCAAGATTTTTTAAAGAAATGACTGTAGGCGAAGCAATTGGTCTTCATCCTGAAGCAGGATTGGTATTTTCAAGCTATCATTTGGGCGGATGCTCTCATTGCTCCATCAACGAACTCGAAACTATCGAGCAAGTTTGTATGGGTTACGGTGTAGAAGTAGATGTTCTACTAGATAGTTTGAACAATCTACTCGAGGACGGAGAGTAA
- a CDS encoding 6-carboxytetrahydropterin synthase, whose protein sequence is MFFQETGKFYIRIEERFESSHYLYKYFPDGSDEPIHGHSFKVEVYLSGQKNIGEDGISFDFLTSKRKLKELVAELDHILINDHADFKKTNPTSENMARWFYYGLKDSVAEAKGKVDRIVIHEGPENLAYFEPFERP, encoded by the coding sequence ATGTTTTTTCAAGAAACCGGCAAATTCTATATTCGTATCGAAGAAAGGTTCGAATCTTCTCATTATCTTTATAAATACTTCCCTGACGGCTCAGATGAGCCAATCCATGGGCATTCCTTTAAGGTAGAAGTTTATCTCTCCGGCCAAAAGAATATTGGAGAAGACGGGATCAGTTTCGACTTTTTGACCTCTAAACGTAAGCTTAAGGAGTTAGTGGCAGAGTTAGACCATATTCTGATTAACGATCATGCTGATTTTAAGAAGACAAATCCAACTTCTGAAAATATGGCTCGTTGGTTTTATTATGGCCTAAAGGATAGTGTGGCTGAGGCGAAAGGCAAAGTAGATCGGATCGTGATCCACGAAGGCCCAGAGAACTTAGCTTACTTCGAGCCCTTCGAGCGCCCCTAG